One segment of Palaemon carinicauda isolate YSFRI2023 chromosome 35, ASM3689809v2, whole genome shotgun sequence DNA contains the following:
- the LOC137627580 gene encoding uncharacterized protein encodes MPAVQCPIDNCNYVTPDLSDAIVAALLTAHCINHTAAARPGAAAQHAQVEKVKRPTITAAGTTEEWSYFLIRWDEYVNATAINGQEAVVQLLECCEDQLRKDVTRVAGGSLLAKPIAEVIAAIRALAVREENVMVARVTLHNMRQDRDEPIRAFGARLRGQAGICKFLLDCPSCDSEVNYTEPIIQDILIRGIEDQEIQLDLLGHTNQNMTLEEVFRFVERKEAGKRSASLFTESPSTDASSSYKKFNRTRIVKHDLNKPASDVSCSYCGKTGHGRKAPASLRKSECPAFDKTCLSCNKLHHFASVCRKKSPQASGIQSHAAIQPEDNAVFNELCSVTTYHNNSSITLDHHQFCISSALPTASKMLFSSPFLDTKAVS; translated from the coding sequence atgcctgctgtacaatgccccatcgacaattgcaattatgtgacccccgacctgtctgacgccattgttgctgccctactgaccgcccattgcataaaccacacagctgctgctcgaccaggtgctgcagcgcaacatgcacaagtggaaaaggttaagaggcctaccatcactgccgcaggaaccactgaggaatggtcatattttttaataaggtgggatgaatatgtaaatgccacagccattaacgggcaagaagctgttgttcagctgctagagtgttgtgaagatcaattgcgTAAAGATGTAACTAGAGTTGCTGGAGGCAGCCTCCTCGCAAAACCTATTGCCGAAGTCATTGCTGCCATTCGAGCCCTAGCCGTACgtgaagaaaatgtaatggtggcacgggtcacactccataatatgaggcaagacagagacgaacccatccgagcatttggagccagattaagggggcaagctggtatatgtaaattcctcctagattgcccttcctgcgatagtgaagtgaattatactgagccaattattcaggatatccttatcagaggcattgaagaccaggagatacaacttgacctgttgggtcacacaaatcaaaacatgacactagaagaagtttttagatttgttgaaagaaaagaagccggtaaacgctcagcgtctttattcacggaatccccaagcaccgatgcctcaagttcgtacaaaaaatttaaccgaaccaggattgtgaaacatgacttaaataaacctgcttctgatgtgagttgctcttattgtggtaaaacagggcatggcagaaaggcccctgcaagtctcagaaaatcagaatgccctgcatttgataaaacatgcctttcttgcaataaattacaccattttgcttcagtttgcaggaagaaatcacctcaggcaagtggaatacaatcacatgctgcaatccaacctgaagataatgctgtgtttaATGAACTTTGTTCTGTCACCACCTATCATAACAACTCATCCATTACACTTGATCACCATCA